From a single Methanomicrobium sp. W14 genomic region:
- a CDS encoding tetratricopeptide repeat protein: protein MKVGVSYWYNKGLALCDAEMHEKALYCFDKALSIDDNDEQIWFRRGMAQFYVKRAGDAVLSFNESIKIKPLNAPALNNKGVALSVLKKFDEADECFRKALEIKPGNPGVLINQNISNEMRKKGDN, encoded by the coding sequence ATGAAAGTTGGCGTCAGTTACTGGTACAACAAAGGCCTGGCGCTTTGTGATGCCGAAATGCATGAAAAAGCGCTTTACTGTTTTGACAAGGCCCTTTCAATAGATGATAATGATGAACAGATCTGGTTCAGGCGCGGAATGGCACAGTTTTATGTAAAAAGAGCCGGGGATGCGGTTTTAAGCTTTAATGAGTCCATAAAGATAAAACCGCTCAACGCACCGGCTTTAAACAACAAGGGAGTTGCACTATCTGTTTTGAAAAAGTTTGATGAGGCAGACGAATGTTTTAGGAAAGCTCTTGAAATAAAACCCGGAAATCCCGGGGTTTTAATAAACCAGAACATTTCAAATGAGATGAGAAAGAAAGGGGATAATTAG
- a CDS encoding S26 family signal peptidase, with protein MKGAKKETKQEESNPLRKFIKSEDPAVSFVRDIVWVVCAVGIIALLLFVASGTWPAVVAVESQSMVPNMNIGDLVFVVSPDRFGELQTWEEGLSTGYGRFNSNPDKQGNRVYGDVIIYRPNGVGDVDPIIHRAVEWYNDTSGNKESGYITKGDNNDVYDQQGGIVGVGAIKPVKKEWIVGKALFSIPFVGYAPLHLFEFALILIAIMVIHELYARWKEEKKK; from the coding sequence ATGAAGGGTGCAAAAAAAGAGACAAAACAAGAAGAGTCAAATCCGCTCAGGAAATTTATAAAAAGTGAAGACCCTGCTGTAAGTTTTGTACGTGACATCGTATGGGTCGTGTGTGCTGTCGGTATTATTGCACTCCTGCTTTTTGTTGCCTCAGGTACATGGCCTGCTGTTGTTGCAGTCGAATCTCAGAGCATGGTCCCTAACATGAATATCGGAGACCTTGTCTTCGTAGTCTCCCCGGACAGGTTCGGTGAACTGCAGACCTGGGAAGAAGGGCTTTCAACCGGTTACGGGAGGTTTAATTCCAATCCCGACAAGCAGGGAAACAGGGTCTATGGTGATGTCATTATCTACAGGCCCAACGGAGTCGGTGATGTAGACCCGATAATTCACCGGGCTGTGGAGTGGTATAACGATACTTCAGGGAATAAAGAAAGCGGTTATATAACAAAAGGCGACAACAACGACGTTTATGATCAGCAGGGGGGCATTGTAGGTGTCGGGGCGATAAAGCCGGTGAAAAAGGAGTGGATCGTAGGAAAAGCGCTGTTTTCTATACCGTTTGTCGGGTATGCACCGCTTCATCTCTTTGAGTTTGCACTGATACTGATCGCAATTATGGTAATACATGAGCTTTACGCCAGATGGAAAGAGGAAAAGAAAAAATGA
- a CDS encoding PAS domain S-box protein, whose translation MLFAWWFSGNLYEERLVGIEREQFHHDFSVYSNSFTYNLNQKIDLALSLYSFVLADTDDSRISAEFPDFASMLYSEYPGINAVFLAPGGNCTYVYPKSGKKFFDRCSNLNKISTEKVAELDQKLKGRPFIIENATGESPDKEIIAVKPVFLNRTSKDSELWGFVLVAIDLPEIYRQSGFEELSGFSVAVKDNGSVIYGNVSTFENDPGIYEMYIGDKIWTLALAPENGWNPFVESRVSFFRAVTLVLGIIAVILIGYSFYSYLWLNLNLKKKTGDLEKAKREIMFRDMAIESAVSPVVISNMRGRIVYMNKAALKLWNLDKRSAKGVYMPSLFSRSEIVESFLRGKARSESWTGETKAFVERDKFTELYGSFSAVTDNKDNFYGVHGSFTDISALKYAENALYESEYKYHEIFDSVNEMIVVNILTSDPDERYSGKIVEVNNSACENLGYSKEELLSLRLHDIISEDSYIKIRKHYSRELVKTGLVSNEIEIVRKDKSTFPAYSKVRLLTLGERKYALSLIRDLTAEKEARKREMEALKQIEKNIARLAALNDEIRNPLAVIVGYASLNEYEDSDKILEQAKVIDNLINKLDQKWLESKKIRDYLLKYYGISRNTTDEDKGDKNNKEQ comes from the coding sequence ATGCTTTTTGCATGGTGGTTCTCAGGAAACTTATACGAGGAAAGACTCGTCGGCATCGAAAGAGAGCAGTTTCACCATGATTTTTCTGTATACAGCAACTCCTTTACATACAATCTCAACCAGAAAATAGACCTTGCGCTGTCTCTCTACTCTTTTGTACTTGCAGACACGGACGACTCAAGAATCAGCGCGGAATTCCCTGATTTCGCATCAATGTTGTATTCGGAGTATCCCGGTATAAATGCTGTATTTCTTGCTCCCGGAGGCAACTGCACCTACGTTTACCCAAAGTCAGGTAAAAAATTTTTTGACAGATGCAGCAATTTAAATAAGATTTCAACGGAAAAGGTGGCAGAACTGGACCAAAAGCTTAAAGGCAGGCCTTTTATCATTGAGAATGCTACCGGAGAAAGTCCCGACAAAGAAATAATAGCCGTAAAACCTGTATTCTTGAACAGGACATCAAAAGACTCCGAACTGTGGGGTTTTGTACTTGTCGCAATAGACCTACCGGAAATATACAGGCAGAGCGGTTTTGAGGAACTCAGCGGCTTTTCAGTCGCGGTGAAGGACAACGGGTCTGTAATCTACGGAAACGTCTCAACATTTGAAAACGACCCCGGCATATACGAGATGTACATAGGAGACAAAATCTGGACACTTGCACTTGCTCCAGAAAACGGCTGGAATCCTTTTGTTGAAAGCAGGGTATCATTTTTCCGGGCGGTCACCCTTGTCCTGGGAATCATTGCAGTGATTCTTATCGGCTATTCGTTTTACAGCTACCTGTGGCTTAACTTAAACCTGAAGAAAAAGACAGGCGACCTTGAAAAGGCCAAAAGAGAGATTATGTTCAGGGATATGGCTATAGAATCAGCCGTGAGCCCTGTCGTCATATCAAACATGAGAGGCCGCATAGTATACATGAACAAAGCGGCGTTAAAACTATGGAATCTGGACAAAAGGTCTGCAAAAGGCGTATATATGCCTTCTCTTTTCAGCAGGTCCGAAATCGTTGAGAGTTTCCTAAGAGGTAAAGCCAGGTCTGAAAGCTGGACAGGAGAAACCAAGGCTTTTGTGGAGAGAGATAAATTCACCGAGTTATACGGGTCCTTTTCGGCAGTCACCGACAACAAAGATAATTTTTACGGCGTTCACGGATCATTTACAGACATTTCCGCTCTTAAATACGCTGAAAACGCGCTTTATGAGAGTGAATACAAGTACCACGAGATTTTTGACAGCGTAAACGAGATGATAGTCGTAAACATACTGACAAGCGACCCGGATGAGCGCTACAGCGGAAAAATTGTTGAGGTGAACAACTCTGCGTGCGAAAACCTTGGATACTCAAAGGAAGAACTCTTATCACTCAGGCTTCACGATATAATCTCAGAAGATTCCTATATAAAAATCAGGAAGCATTACAGCAGGGAACTTGTAAAAACAGGTCTGGTTTCAAACGAAATTGAGATTGTCAGGAAAGATAAAAGCACTTTCCCGGCTTACTCCAAGGTCAGGCTTCTTACACTTGGAGAAAGAAAATACGCCCTTTCCCTGATACGAGACCTTACCGCTGAAAAGGAGGCAAGAAAAAGGGAAATGGAGGCTTTAAAACAGATTGAGAAGAATATTGCAAGGCTTGCAGCACTTAACGACGAGATAAGAAATCCTCTTGCCGTAATCGTCGGGTATGCGTCCCTCAATGAATACGAAGATTCGGATAAAATTCTCGAACAGGCAAAAGTTATTGACAACCTTATAAATAAACTTGACCAGAAATGGCTCGAGTCCAAAAAAATAAGGGATTATCTTTTGAAATACTATGGAATTTCGCGCAATACCACAGACGA
- the cofH gene encoding 5-amino-6-(D-ribitylamino)uracil--L-tyrosine 4-hydroxyphenyl transferase CofH yields MKDSDLKDLLDDTLEGHRMTVPEAEELMKINDRRMWDVIKAADIMREKKAGDVVTYVRNQNIHVTNICKNLCRFCAFGRPKSAEDAYLCDEETIREGVRLAKERKVTEICLLSGVHPDFTVETYENLLKMITEEYPGVDIHTMSPDEISHAAKMSGLTTKEVIERMIDAGLGTLQGTGAEMLVDRVRKVICPAKVSTAEWSRIIKEAHSMGLKSTSTIMYGSVDNERDRAEHLNVLRDIQDETNGFTELVTLPYLHQNTRLYEKGLAPAGATGKEDMLFFAVSRLFLDNFDNLQIAWGKVGFKFTQLGLLAGGNDYGGTMFTDEVSIDAGGKGSDYFDPKEMQRIAGSIGRTLRQRTTRYELI; encoded by the coding sequence ATGAAAGACAGTGACCTCAAAGACCTTCTCGATGATACCCTTGAAGGGCACAGGATGACAGTACCCGAAGCTGAAGAGCTTATGAAGATAAATGACAGGCGGATGTGGGATGTCATAAAAGCAGCCGATATCATGCGTGAAAAAAAGGCAGGCGATGTCGTGACATATGTCAGAAACCAGAATATTCACGTCACAAACATCTGCAAAAACCTCTGCCGTTTTTGTGCTTTCGGAAGGCCAAAATCGGCAGAAGACGCGTATCTGTGCGACGAAGAGACCATAAGGGAAGGTGTCAGGCTTGCAAAGGAGAGAAAAGTAACGGAAATCTGCCTTCTTTCAGGTGTCCATCCCGATTTTACCGTTGAGACCTATGAAAATCTCCTGAAAATGATTACCGAGGAGTACCCGGGCGTGGATATTCATACAATGAGTCCTGACGAAATATCCCATGCGGCCAAAATGAGCGGGCTTACAACGAAGGAAGTCATAGAAAGAATGATTGACGCAGGTCTCGGGACTCTCCAGGGGACCGGAGCGGAGATGCTTGTCGACAGGGTGAGAAAAGTTATCTGCCCGGCAAAGGTCTCTACCGCCGAGTGGTCCCGCATTATAAAGGAAGCCCACTCGATGGGGCTTAAGTCGACTTCAACGATAATGTACGGGTCTGTTGACAACGAAAGGGACAGGGCCGAGCACCTCAATGTTTTAAGGGATATCCAGGACGAAACAAACGGTTTTACCGAGCTTGTGACACTTCCTTACCTGCACCAGAATACAAGGCTTTATGAGAAAGGACTTGCTCCAGCCGGAGCCACAGGAAAAGAGGATATGCTCTTTTTCGCCGTATCACGCCTTTTTCTGGACAATTTCGACAACCTCCAGATTGCATGGGGTAAGGTCGGCTTCAAGTTTACGCAGTTAGGACTTCTTGCTGGCGGAAACGACTATGGCGGGACGATGTTCACAGACGAAGTGTCGATTGATGCAGGAGGAAAAGGTTCCGACTACTTTGATCCTAAAGAGATGCAGAGGATTGCCGGGAGCATCGGAAGAACACTGCGGCAGAGAACAACAAGATATGAGCTTATCTGA
- a CDS encoding methyl-accepting chemotaxis protein encodes MSAELISRILKRALEGDTSVRVDEYEVSPELKDLAGTANAVIEKIETANEAQIYKKRMTAFVKSNPQAIAVLGPDKKRIDLNREYERIWRGSFQELMKKRLYDFNIKITGGDDFYASFETRRNAVTDMEVSWPDNTKTILRLFQMPILNEQGNIDINYYIYQDMTAEKALNSYMHNEVNKIAANIEKISRGDLDLDLNVGQADENTRDAKEMMTIISSNLEKAKSAIQGLVIDTEYLSDAAINGKLGDRIDVKKHNGHFRGVAEGFNRTMDMISSPLRESMRVISRYAENDYNARFSDEIPVNGEFSEFKDSINELGKKLVSTIDDVRKAVDNVTVGTSEASKGSDEVAKATEQVAMTSQKCADLSKAVLSKMEDIQRQISELSASNNEISSTSQEVLKNAESMAVKGNDAQVLGNDASQKMEKVQQITAKSVSEIEGLNDQMKEINKIVKMITDIAGQINLLALNAAIEAARAGEHGRGFAVVAGEVKNLAGDAKKATTHIEKVIGSVQKNSKDTADAIKSASEGVKSAVDSVNATIKALNDIVTDSQNVTSDMGEIAKAIDGQANIANIVVNATDEGAKETEETLREVEELAALAEEASASVEEIGSAIHEVNEMAGTLKKNMGTFKTDRK; translated from the coding sequence ATGAGTGCCGAACTTATAAGCAGAATCCTTAAGAGAGCTCTCGAGGGTGACACCTCAGTCAGAGTCGACGAATATGAAGTCTCCCCGGAATTAAAAGACCTTGCAGGAACCGCCAACGCTGTCATTGAAAAGATTGAAACAGCTAATGAGGCGCAAATATACAAAAAAAGAATGACAGCTTTTGTCAAATCAAACCCGCAGGCAATAGCTGTTTTAGGGCCTGACAAAAAAAGAATTGACCTGAACAGGGAATATGAGCGCATATGGCGCGGAAGCTTCCAGGAGCTTATGAAAAAAAGGCTCTATGACTTCAATATAAAAATTACAGGCGGTGACGACTTCTATGCTTCGTTTGAAACACGGAGGAATGCAGTTACAGACATGGAGGTCTCATGGCCTGACAATACAAAAACAATACTCAGGCTTTTCCAGATGCCTATTCTCAACGAGCAGGGGAATATCGACATAAATTACTACATATACCAGGACATGACTGCAGAAAAGGCACTCAACTCATATATGCATAATGAGGTCAACAAAATAGCGGCCAATATAGAAAAGATATCCAGAGGTGACCTTGACCTTGACCTTAACGTAGGCCAGGCCGACGAAAACACAAGGGACGCAAAAGAGATGATGACTATTATATCATCAAATCTTGAAAAAGCCAAATCAGCGATACAGGGTCTTGTAATTGATACTGAATATCTCTCGGATGCCGCCATAAACGGAAAACTCGGCGACAGGATTGATGTAAAAAAGCATAACGGCCACTTCAGGGGCGTTGCCGAGGGCTTCAACAGGACAATGGATATGATATCAAGCCCTCTCAGGGAGTCGATGCGCGTGATAAGCCGCTACGCCGAAAACGATTACAACGCAAGATTCTCTGATGAAATCCCTGTAAACGGAGAGTTTTCAGAGTTCAAAGACTCAATAAACGAACTGGGGAAAAAGCTTGTCTCAACTATAGATGACGTAAGAAAAGCAGTCGACAATGTAACTGTAGGGACTTCCGAAGCAAGCAAAGGCTCAGACGAGGTCGCAAAGGCAACCGAGCAGGTCGCAATGACCAGCCAGAAATGCGCCGACCTTAGTAAGGCGGTTCTTTCAAAGATGGAGGATATCCAGAGGCAGATATCTGAACTTTCTGCGTCCAACAACGAAATCTCCTCAACTTCTCAGGAAGTCCTTAAAAATGCGGAGTCTATGGCCGTAAAAGGAAACGATGCGCAGGTTTTGGGAAACGACGCAAGCCAGAAGATGGAGAAAGTCCAGCAGATAACAGCAAAAAGCGTCAGCGAAATAGAAGGCTTAAACGACCAGATGAAGGAGATCAACAAAATAGTCAAGATGATAACAGACATCGCCGGCCAGATAAACCTTTTAGCTTTAAACGCGGCAATTGAAGCCGCACGTGCAGGAGAGCACGGAAGAGGATTCGCCGTCGTTGCAGGGGAAGTCAAAAACCTTGCAGGCGATGCCAAAAAGGCGACTACCCATATAGAAAAGGTCATAGGGTCTGTCCAGAAAAACAGCAAAGATACGGCCGACGCCATAAAATCTGCAAGTGAAGGCGTAAAAAGCGCTGTTGACAGTGTAAATGCAACAATAAAGGCCTTAAACGATATAGTAACAGACTCCCAGAACGTCACATCAGATATGGGAGAAATAGCAAAGGCAATTGACGGTCAGGCAAACATAGCAAACATTGTCGTAAATGCAACCGACGAAGGCGCAAAAGAGACAGAGGAGACATTAAGGGAGGTAGAAGAGCTCGCGGCGCTTGCAGAAGAGGCAAGTGCGTCGGTCGAGGAGATAGGAAGCGCAATCCACGAAGTAAACGAGATGGCCGGAACACTCAAGAAAAATATGGGTACATTCAAAACTGACAGAAAATAG
- the recQ gene encoding DNA helicase RecQ: MNRAFDNNFVQDETAEKFLRKYFGYNSLYPYQKDIINAVLNGRDVLAVIATGGGKSICYQLPALLMNGIAVVVSPLISLMKDQVDSLKTAGISAGLLNSTQDYSQYSEVVSSMVNNRADIIYVSPERAVTPSFISTLKKCRVSLLAVDEAHCISQWGHEFRPEYRRLSVLKKELERVPVIALTATATPVVQKDIEKQLSLKNPLVYVGSFYRKNLCYSVMPKKDAFGQVVAYIKSRRTDDSGIIYCQSRKGAEDIAKKLGSAGIYALPYHAGLSRQVREKTQDRFIKDNVPVIVATVAFGMGINKPDVRYVIHYDLPDSLENYYQETGRAGRDGLPSDCLLFYSRGDRSKIQYFISGMDSGRQKSIAIKKLEAMTSFCESHECRVKTFLDYFGEDTGGFSCGICDNCLNPSEEFDGTDIAKKVIKCVESLGIPFGIGHIADVLRGSKNRKVKEKGHDKSPLFGQGKAFSKEEWESYIKEIIRLGYLSRSGSRYPVVVMNEKSLDVISGKERVTLVRCTKKTVPRPGTRLNGAEKKKQAGKSEIAKADKDLYERLKSLRKRIAEEKKIPPYMVLSIASLAELASRHPKTRDELLAVKGIGEHKADDFGGLILGEINRKNNSAQKKSREKSSDISYRMYCSGMTLSQIAAERGLTVDIISVHLEEKIRNGADIDICDLVSKKNQDAVVSALKNYGDVSIKDIKTIVGDRVPVSDIRFVKAFLERKNPK, from the coding sequence ATGAACAGGGCTTTTGACAACAATTTTGTGCAGGATGAAACGGCAGAAAAATTCCTGCGTAAATATTTCGGCTATAACTCTCTTTATCCCTACCAGAAAGATATAATAAACGCGGTTTTAAACGGGCGGGATGTCCTTGCAGTAATTGCAACAGGGGGAGGAAAGTCGATATGCTACCAGCTCCCGGCTCTTCTCATGAACGGCATTGCAGTTGTCGTATCCCCCCTTATATCTCTCATGAAGGACCAGGTGGACTCGCTTAAAACGGCAGGCATTTCGGCAGGACTTTTAAACAGCACGCAGGACTACTCGCAGTACTCCGAAGTAGTGTCATCCATGGTAAACAACAGGGCAGATATTATTTATGTATCCCCCGAAAGAGCCGTCACCCCGTCCTTTATATCGACACTTAAAAAATGCAGGGTGTCTCTTCTTGCGGTTGACGAGGCGCACTGCATATCCCAGTGGGGGCATGAGTTCCGCCCGGAATACCGGAGATTAAGCGTTTTGAAAAAAGAGCTTGAAAGAGTTCCGGTAATCGCCCTCACTGCAACGGCAACGCCTGTTGTCCAAAAAGACATCGAAAAGCAGCTAAGCCTCAAAAACCCTCTCGTTTATGTTGGAAGTTTTTACAGGAAAAACCTCTGCTACAGTGTAATGCCTAAAAAAGATGCATTCGGGCAGGTTGTTGCCTACATAAAAAGCAGGCGCACGGATGATTCCGGGATAATATACTGCCAGAGCAGAAAAGGTGCCGAGGATATCGCAAAAAAACTTGGTTCTGCCGGAATATATGCTCTGCCCTATCATGCGGGACTGTCAAGGCAGGTGCGTGAAAAGACCCAGGACAGGTTCATAAAGGACAATGTACCTGTAATCGTTGCTACGGTAGCCTTCGGGATGGGCATAAACAAGCCTGATGTAAGGTATGTCATCCACTACGACCTGCCGGACAGCCTTGAGAACTACTACCAGGAGACAGGCCGTGCAGGAAGAGACGGTCTTCCCTCGGACTGCCTCCTTTTCTACAGCAGGGGGGACAGGTCGAAAATACAGTATTTCATCTCCGGGATGGACAGCGGCAGGCAGAAGTCAATCGCAATTAAAAAACTTGAAGCAATGACCTCTTTCTGCGAAAGCCACGAATGCCGTGTCAAAACTTTTCTGGACTACTTCGGAGAGGACACAGGAGGCTTTTCATGCGGCATATGCGACAACTGCCTGAACCCTTCGGAAGAATTTGACGGGACCGACATCGCAAAAAAGGTGATTAAGTGCGTGGAATCACTGGGAATCCCTTTTGGAATAGGCCACATTGCAGACGTTCTGCGTGGGTCGAAGAACCGCAAGGTTAAGGAAAAAGGGCATGACAAATCACCGCTGTTCGGGCAGGGAAAAGCTTTTTCAAAGGAAGAATGGGAGTCCTATATAAAAGAGATTATTCGCCTCGGCTACCTTTCAAGAAGCGGCAGCAGGTACCCGGTCGTCGTTATGAACGAAAAGAGCCTGGACGTCATATCGGGAAAAGAACGTGTAACCCTTGTACGGTGCACAAAAAAGACCGTTCCCCGTCCAGGAACCAGACTTAATGGTGCAGAAAAAAAGAAACAGGCAGGCAAAAGTGAAATTGCAAAGGCTGACAAAGACCTTTACGAACGCTTAAAGTCACTAAGAAAAAGAATTGCCGAGGAAAAAAAGATCCCGCCATACATGGTGCTTTCAATCGCATCACTTGCCGAACTTGCTTCCAGACACCCGAAAACAAGGGATGAACTCCTGGCTGTAAAAGGAATAGGGGAGCATAAGGCTGACGACTTCGGGGGCCTGATTCTCGGGGAGATAAACAGGAAAAATAATTCTGCACAAAAAAAATCCCGGGAAAAGAGCAGTGACATATCATACAGGATGTATTGTTCTGGGATGACCTTAAGCCAGATTGCCGCAGAAAGGGGACTTACTGTTGATATTATCTCTGTCCACCTCGAAGAGAAGATAAGAAACGGAGCTGACATCGATATATGTGACCTTGTGTCTAAGAAAAACCAGGACGCCGTGGTATCGGCTCTCAAAAATTACGGCGACGTATCAATAAAAGACATAAAAACAATTGTAGGAGACAGGGTCCCGGTCAGTGATATAAGATTCGTAAAGGCGTTTTTGGAGAGGAAAAACCCAAAATAA